The window TTGCTCGCGCAGCGTCTGCTCCACGGCGTCGACATCGGCCACGTGCAGCGCCAAGTGATCGGTGCGGGTGGAGAGCGCCGCCTTCTCGGTGGGCGCCGTTTCGTCCACGATCAAGTGAATTTGCAAGCCGTGCCGGTAGAGCCAGGCGCCGGGAAAGCTGAAGTTCGGCCGGGACAGTTCCTTGAATCCCAACAAGTCGCGATAAAAGGCCCGCGACGCCTCCAAATGCCGGGTGGTGCGGGCCAAATGATTGATCGCGAGAATCGGAATCGGCGCCGGCATGGCTCGACCTCGTGCTGCCAGTGGTGCGGTCGCGCCGTCAGCGGCGCCTGGCGGCAATATAACCGCAGCGCCGCGCGGCTAATAGACGCGGGCCATTCCACCATAACGTCCACCGTGTACAACAGGCGCCATGAGCGAGGCGTATCAAGTGGTGGTGATCGGCGCCGGCGCCGCGGGATTGGTCGCGGCCGAGCGGGCCGCCGCGCGCGGTCGCAAAACGTTGCTGCTCGAAAAGAATCCCCGGCCGGGCGTCAAAATCCTCATGTCGGGGGGCACGCGCTGCAATCTGACCCAAGCCACCGACAGCCGCGGAATCATCGCCGCCTATGGCAAGCCAGGGCGCTTTTTGCACTCGGCGCTGGCGCAACTCAGCCCGCAAGATTTGGTGGCGCTGGTCGAGGCCGAAGGGGTGCCCACTAAGGTCGAAGCGACGGGCAAGATATTTCCCGTCAGCAATCGCGCGGCCGACGTGCTGGCCGCGTTCACCAATCGCCTGCGGCGCACCAGTTGCGAGCTATCGCTCGCCGAACCGGTGCAAGAGATCGCGCGCGATGTTGGCTTCGTCTTGAGCACTCCCAAGCGCAGCATCGTGACGGAAAAGCTCATCATCACCACGGGCGGCCGATCGTATCCCAAGAGCGGCACGACTGGCGATGGCTACGGCTGGGCACGGCAATGGGGGCACACCGTGGTCACGCCGCGCCCGGCGCTGGCGCCGTTGACCACGCCCGCCCCCTGGGTGAAGGAACTGCAAGGGGTGACGATCCCGGATGTCGCGCTCGAGATCGTTGAAGCACTCGCGCCCGGCCAGCGCCATAAGCCGCTCGACCGTCGGCGTGGCTCGCTCTTGTTCACGCACTTTGGCCTGTCGGGACCGGTGGCGCTCGACATTAGCCGCACCGTCGCCGCATACGCTTCGCCGAGCAAGCTGACTCTGCTGTGCGACTTTCTGCCGGAGCTTCGCGCCGCTTCGCTCGACGA is drawn from Pirellulales bacterium and contains these coding sequences:
- a CDS encoding NAD(P)/FAD-dependent oxidoreductase; this translates as MSEAYQVVVIGAGAAGLVAAERAAARGRKTLLLEKNPRPGVKILMSGGTRCNLTQATDSRGIIAAYGKPGRFLHSALAQLSPQDLVALVEAEGVPTKVEATGKIFPVSNRAADVLAAFTNRLRRTSCELSLAEPVQEIARDVGFVLSTPKRSIVTEKLIITTGGRSYPKSGTTGDGYGWARQWGHTVVTPRPALAPLTTPAPWVKELQGVTIPDVALEIVEALAPGQRHKPLDRRRGSLLFTHFGLSGPVALDISRTVAAYASPSKLTLLCDFLPELRAASLDESLRQQSTVAGKRLAVSLVPEVIPRRLAETLLARVEISPERRAAELGRGERQRLVEAIKSLAIPLEGARGFEKAEVTAGGVSLDEVDSSTMQSKLVPNLYWAGEVLDLDGPIGGYNFQAAFSTGWLAGISV
- a CDS encoding VOC family protein translates to MPAPIPILAINHLARTTRHLEASRAFYRDLLGFKELSRPNFSFPGAWLYRHGLQIHLIVDETAPTEKAALSTRTDHLALHVADVDAVEQTLREQ